The following DNA comes from candidate division WOR-3 bacterium.
TGACCCAATCCAAAGGAGTTTTACAGAGAATATCTTAAATAATTATAATTATATTACAGTTAGGGAGTATTACTATAGGAATTATAAGTATGGTTTATATAAAATAACAGGCAAAAGAATTGAATTTTATGAGTAGGAATAGAATTAGTGTTATTCTGCCAACGTATAATGAGAGAGAGAATATAATTTCTTTAATTGACAAAATTATGGAAGTCTTGCCAGAGAGAAAAGAAATTTTGGTAATAGATGATAACTCTCCGGATGGAACTGCAAATCTGGTTGCGGATTATTGTAAAAGAAATCCTATAGTTCGTTTGATTGTTAGGGAAAATGAGAGAGGATTAAGAACGGCAATAGAAAGGGGGATAAAAGAAGCAAAAGGAGATATTATTGTTTGGATGGATTCTGATGGTTCGATGCCTCCAGAGAAAATTCCAGAGTTAATTGGAGAGATAAAAAAAGGATATGATGTGGCTGTGGGGTCAAGGTATGTTAAAGGTGGAAAAGATAGGAGGACAGATTCGCGAAAATTTATTTTGTTTTTTCACAAACTCTTAAGTAGAATAATAGTGAGTTTCACTTCTTTTATGTTGAATAAATCTTTTAAAGATTGGACAAGTGGATTTATCGCAATTAAAAGTGAAATTGTGAAAAAAATTCCTTTGAGTGGAGACTATGGAGAATTTTTTATTGAGATGATGTACAGAATTTTAGAGAAAAAATATAAGGTAATAGAAGTTCCTTATGAATTGTTTCCAAGAAAGTATGGGAAATCAAAAACCTCAACAGACATTTGGGGGTTTTTTGTAAGAGGCGTTAAATACCTAAGGTGTGTTTTTAATTTAAGGAGGAGAGTAAAAATATGAGGTTTGCAATTATTGGAGCCGGGAGTTTTGGACTAAAGAGAATTTCAGCTATTACTGCAATTCCTGAAAGGGCAGAACTAAAAGTTATTGTTGATTCTGACTTAGAAAAAGCAAAATCAATTGCAAGTAAATATAATTGTGAAGCATTTAAAGATTATAGGGAAATTTTGTCTCGTGATGATATTGATAGTGTCATTGTAGCTACTCCAAATAAGTATCATTGTGAGATATCGAAGGCATTTTTATCAGTGGGAAAGAACGTCCTTTGTGAAAAGCCAATAACTAGAACTGTTGAGGAGGCACAAGAATTAGTAGAAACAGTAAAGACTTCAAAGGCTTTTTTCAAAACAGGCTCAAATCATCGTTATTTCCCGAATGTCCAAAAGGCAAAGGAATTAATAGAACAAAATAAAATTGGTCGTATTATTTTTGCAAGAGGTTGGATTGGTAATAATGGAGATTATGTGAAAGGGAAATGGTTTTGGGATAGAGAAATCTCAGGAGGAGGGACATTTCTTGATAATGGTTGTCATATAATGGATATTTTTAGGTGGTTTTTAGGAGAGTTTTGCGAGTGTAAGGGATATATTGTTCATGATTTTTGGCCGACCGAGGTGGAAGATACAGGTTTTGCTCTTTATAAAACAGTTGACGGGAAAATATGTTTCTTACAATCTTCTTGGATAGAATGGTCAGGATATATGTATATGGAATTCTATGGAGAGAATGGTTTTATTTTTGTTGATTCTCGTTTCTGCAACAAAGTTAGTGTTGGAAGAAGAGATGGTTATTTTGAAACATTTGATTTTTCATCGCTTCCTTCTATTTCTCATAAAATGGAAATTCTTGATTTTATTGAAAAAGTTGAGAATAATCTTCAACCAACTCCAACGGCTTATGATGGAATGAGGGTTTTGAAAATGGTTCATGCTCTTTATGAAGCTGCGAGGAATAATGAGACTGTGAGGTTTTAAAATGGAAAGAGAAATAAATGTTTTTCAAAATTATGCCAAATATTATGATCTTTTATATCGAGAAAAAAATTATAAGGCAGAATGCGATTTTATAGAAGAGGTGTTTCAAAGGTTTTCTAAGTTAAAAATAAAAAATATTCTTGAATTGGGATGTGGAACAGGAGGGCATGCAATCCTTCTTGCAAAAAGAGGATATATATTAATGGGGATAGATTTGTCCCCAAAAATGTTGGAGATTGCAAAAGAGAAAATTAATAAAGCAGGGGTAAATGTTGATTTATATTTACGTGATATAAGAAATTTTAGATTAAATAAAAGGTTTGATTCAGCTATTTGTATGTTTGCGGTTCTAAATTATTTGATTCAAAATGAGGATCTTGAAAGAGCATTAAAAAGTGTGCGGAGACATCTAAAAGAAGGAGGAATCTTTATTTTTGATATTTGGAATGGGCTTGCAGTTATGCGAATTCTTCCTTCTTTTAGAGTTAAGATTGTCGAAGAAGGAAAATTAAAATTAATTCGGGTTGTGGAGCCTGAGCTTCAGGCTATGAATCATTTATCTCGTAATCATTACCGGCTTTTCGTTTTAGAGGAAAATAAACTAATTGAGGAAATAAGAGAGACACATGTAATAAGATTCTTTTTCCCTCAGGAGATAAAATACTATCTTGAAAAGACTGGCTTTGAAGTTTTGAAAATCTGTGAGTTCCCAAAGATTGATTCTGAAGCAAATGAAAATATTTGGAATATAGCTGTAATCTCAAGAGCCATATGAAAAAAAGGAACTTTATCCTCTTATTGATAATTCTTTTTTGTCTTATTACTAGATTGCTAAATTTTGTTGGAGTTGGGATTAACGATGATATTGGTTATATACAAAATGCAAGAGCTCTTGTTAAGGGATATAATTTATTAAGTCCTAAGAGCTTAAATCAGATTGGCTCTCGGCTTGGTATGGTTCTACCTCTTGCTTTGTTATATAAGATATTTGGTTACAACGAGATTGGTTTTACTCTTTATCCATTATTTTGTTCTCTAATTACGTGTTCCCTCATTTATTTCGCATCACTTAAACTATGGGGGCGCTCTTCAGCCATATTTGCTTCACTCCTTTGGGCTACTTACCCTCTTCAGATTGTTTTTGATACTCAACTTTCTCCCTCAGATCAACATGCAACCTGTGTAATAGCCGCTTTCTTTTTTTATTTTTATGCAATAACGGAAGGAGAAAATGATTCTTCAAGATGGAAAAAGATATTATTTTTAATTTTAAGTGGAATCTTTATCGGTCTTGGTTGGTGGGTTAATGAACTTTTTGTGACTTTTATATTTATTATTTTGCCATTTCTTATAATAATGCGACCCCAAATTAGAAATCTTCTTTTTGTTTTTATAGGTTTTTCTTCAATTATGTTCATAGAATTATTAATGTTTAAAATCTCAAGCGGTTCTTGGTTCGCAAAGATTTTCTGTATTCTTCAGACAGAAGAAGAGGTTCTTAGCAATAAAGAATTTTTGTATTTACCAAAAGTTCTTTTTAAAATAATTAATATTGACCCTTCGCCTCTTTCTGGAGAAGGTCATTTTGGGATAATCTGGTATTTATTCATTTTTATAACAATCTTAACATTATTCTTGAAAGATAAACTTTCTTTATCATTTGCCTTGGGTTGTTGGTTTTGGCTTTTTTACTTACAGTGGGGTATACAGTCTCCAGAAGGAACTCCAATCGCTAGATACACTCGGTATATTTCTATGATTGTTCCTCTTCAGTGTCTTACATTTGGAGGAGTATTACAAAGATTCTTTCTAATCTCAAAAAAATTTAGAAGGGTTGTAATCTCTTTATTTTTTCTTCTTCTCATTCATTTATTTTTTGTAGGAAGGACGGCAGCTAAAGGGGCAAAAATAAACACAGAAGATTTTAGAGAAATTACAAAGGTTCTTTTATCTTTAGGAATTAAAAAAGATGAGCCAATTTATACTGATGACCTAACAGCAAATTTCATTGAGCTTTATTCAAAAGAGAGTTTATTTGTTACACATCTTAATAATTCAAAAATTATAGAACCCCCAGAAAGAGGAATTATAATTAAGAATGGGTCTTGGTATTGTTTAAAGTTAGAGGAATATAGGAATACTCTTCCTAAATGGTTTTTGGCTCCTCCAGAAAATCATTGGGAGTTAATACATATTGTTAAAGGAGAAAAGGTATGGTTTTATAAAGATTTTGATCCAGAAATTTACAGAATTCTTCCTAAAAAAACTGAAAGGAGGGAGAAATGATTCCTGTTTGTGAACCCTTTCTTAATGGGAATGAGTTAAAATATGTTCAAGATGCAATTAATTCTAATTGGATTTCTTCAAGCGGAAAATATGTGGAAGAATTTGAGAAGAGGTTTTCTAATTATATTGGAGCTAAATACACAACACTTACAACGAGTGGGACAGCAGCTTTACATTTAGCTTTAAAAGCGATTGGGATAAAAGAAGGTGATGAAGTAATTGTGCCTTCTTTTACAATGATTTCTTGCGCATTTGCAGTTTGTTATTGTGGAGCTAAACCTGTATTTGTGGATTGTGATAGGGAAACTTGGACAATAAATCCTTCTTTAATTGAAGAAAAGATTTCTGCTAAGACAAAAGCGATTATGGTTGTCCATATTTATGGGCATCCTTGTGATATGGATCCAATATTTGAAATTGCAAATAAATACAATCTTCTTATTGTGGAGGATGCAGCTGAAGCTTTGGGTTCTCAATATAAAGGTAAAAAATGCGGGAGTTTAGGTGATATTTCTTGTTTTAGTTTTTTTGCAAATAAAATGATAACATCTGGAGAAGGGGGCGCTGTTGTTACAAACAGAAAAGAATTTTATGATAAATGCCGTTATTTTAAAAATCTTTGTTTCCCTTTAGATAAACCAAGGATTTTTTTACATGATGAAATTGGTTTTAACTATAGAATGACAAATGTTCAAGCAGCTATTCTTCTTGCTCAATTAGAAAAAATAGAGATCTATATTAATTTAAGAAGAGAACACGCTATAATGTATAATGAAAGACTTAAAGATATTAAAGGGATTACCTTGCCCTGTGAAAAAGAGTGGGCTTTTAATTCTTACTGGATGTATTCTATTTTAATTGAGGATGATTTTAACTTAACTCGTGATCAATTAATGCAAAAACTTAAAGAAAAGGGAATTGATTCTCGTCCGTTTTTTATAGGAATGCATAGACAAAAATCCCTTAAGGATTTTGGATGTGATTGTTCTGGAAATTATCCTGTTACTGATGAGATATCCGAAAGAGGTCTATATCTTCCTTCTAGTTCAGGACTTAAGGTTGAAGAAATTGACTATATTTGCGATGTAATTCGTAAGTTCTCAGAGAGCTATTAAGAGGCGACCTTTTTTCTAAAAACGAAATGTTTTGAACCAAGATAGTTAAAAACTGTTCCAAAAATAACCCCACATCCTTGAGCAATCACTTTATAAGGAGGGTGAAATAAATACAAGATTAAATTTAACACTAAAAGGTTAATTGCAAGCCCAATTAGTGTTGTAAGATTAAATTTTAGCCAACTTAATAGAGATAAGGTTTCCTCTTCCATTATTTTTTTAAAAGTCCATTTATGATGTAAAATATAATTCTGAGTTCCTGCAACTAAAAAAGCTAAGACGGCAAATACATTTGGCCATAAATTAAAGATATCAACAAAGATAAAAAAAATAGAAAGGTTTGTAATTGTTCCTAAAAAACCAACGAAGGCAAACTTAAAAAAGGAATGTTTAAAAATAAATTTTAATATTTTAATCATAAAATTGTAATACACATATTATTCCCAAACTTATATGAGTCAAGAGGAAAGTTAATAAATGTTATAAGTTACGATTTCACTAAACACCTCTTATCCCGTTATTGACAGATAAAATTTTTCTATTATATTTTTAAAAAGGAGGAAAAATGGATAAAAGAAAGTTAATTCAAATATTTATTCTATTGTTTTTTCTTGTTTCTTTTGGCAATACCTGCGGAAAAGAGGATTCTAACCAAGGAGGTTCCTCAAATGGTGGGGGGGGCACCCCAGAATTTTTGTTTAGAGGAATAAACATTGGTAATGCCCTTGAGGCTCCAAATGAAGGAGATTGGGGTGTTACAATAAAAGAGGAATATTTTACCTTAATAAAAAACAAAGGATTTGACTTTGTTCGAATTCCGATTCGTTGGTCTGCCCATGCAGAGGTAGATTCTCCTTATACCATAGATTCTAAATTTTTTGAGAGAATAGACTGGGTTATTGATAAAGCCAGATCAAAAAGGCTTTCAGTTATTATTAATATGCATCATTATGAGGAGATTTTCTCTAATCCTTCTCTACATCACTCAAGATTTTTAGCAATTTGGAAGCAAATTGCTGAGCGCTATGCGGATTATGGAGAGTTTTTGTATTTTGAAATATTGAATGAACCTCATGGTAATCTTACTGCTGATCTTTGGAATCAATATCTTAAGGAAGCGATTGATACAATAAGACAGACAAATCCAGAGAGGATTATAATTGTTGGTCCTGTAAACTGGAATTCATATGCTTATCTTAATAGCCTTTCCATCCCTGAAAATGATTCTAATATAATTGTGACCTTTCACTATTATGACCCCTTTCAGTTTACCCATCAAGGTGCTGAGTGGGTAGATGGAAGCGAGGCTTGGCTTGGGACAAAGTGGACAGGAACAGAGCAAGAGAAAAAAGCAATTAGAGACGCTTTTGATAAAGCTAAGGATTGGGCGGAACAGCACAATAGAAAAATACTCTTAGGAGAGTTTGGGGCTTACAGAAAAGCGGATATGGAGTCAAGGGTTCGCTGGACAAGTTTTGTTGCCAGAGAGGCGGAAGCGAGAAATATGCCTTGGGCTTACTGGGAATTTTGTTCGGGATTTGGAATTTATGATCCTAGTGAAAATAAATGGAGAGATAGTCTCGTAGAAGCGCTCATACCTCTAAAATAAAAGTTAATTTATTTTTCTTGCTCCATCTGAGGCTTGAGAAACGTAAAATTCTCCTTTAATATTTGTTTTTTCTTCATATTCCTTACTGACCCTTTTTATTATTTCCTCCCGAAAGCTTTTTTCTATAAGAGCAATTGTGCATCCTCCAAATCCTGCCCCGGTCATTCTTGCTCCATAAACTCCTTCTGATTTTAAAAATCCACTAACCATTATATCAAGTTCAGGAGAACTAACCTCATATAAATCTTTTAGAGATTTGTGAGATAATATCATTAGCTCTCCTAATTTATTTAGGTCTCCTTTTTCTAAAGAATCTACTGCTTGGAGAACTCTTTCGTTTTCGTAAATTACATGTTCGCACCTTTTAGCTATAAGTAGAGGAAGAAATTTTTTGTATTCTTCAAATTCTTCTTTTTTAATACAGCTTAGATTTTTAATCTCTTTTCGTTTTAGACATTTTTTTAAAATTTCTAAGCCTTCACTACATTCGCGAAGCCTTTCATTGTAAGCGGATTTTACAAGAGCTCTTTTAATTTTTGTATTTCCAATAATTATTTCTTTATTTTTCATATTGTGAAAAGGAATAAGACGGAAATCTAATGTCTCACAATTTAAAAATAGAGCATTATCTTTTTTCCCGAAGGTTATTACAAACTGATCCATTATACCACTTTTTACACCAATGAATTCATTTTCAGCTTTTCTACAAAGGATTGGGATTTTTTCCTCTTCTATAGTTTCCCCAGAGAGTTCTAATAAAATTTTCATCGTTAAAACTTCAATAGCAGCAGAGGAGGAGAGACCGCTTGCCACAGGTATATTTCCTTCGAAAATTATCTCTGCCCCATTTATTTTGAGCCCTTCTTTTTGTAAAACCCAAGCAATACTCAAAGGGTAGTTTGCCCAGCCAATTTTTTCATCATATTTGAGCTCATCCAGAGAAACCTCAAACTCCCTTTCAAAATTTTTTGATTTTAAATGGAGTTTTCTATCTTTTGTTTTTCTCGCAACACCAAGGATGCTAAGATTTATTGCAATAGGTAAAACATAACCTCCATTGTAATCTGTATGTTCGCCAATGATATTTACCCTTCCAGGTGCATTGAAAATTTTTATTCCTTTTGTGTCACCAAAAGTTCTTTTAAAGTCTCTTTTAAGAACTTCTATTCTCTCTTTTAAAGATTTATCCTTTACCATAAATTTTCTCCATGGTTTTTCTCAACTCTTCTGCTTTTTCTTCAGGAGAAGTAGGATTTCCGTGGGTCCAAGAACCTGTTTCAGAACTGGCATTAAATTTTTGTGTTTTTTCATTTCTAAGGGGAGGGTAAAATTCAATATGGAACTGATAGTAAGAGTAATTCCCTCCATCTGTTGGTTTTTGATGGAAACACATCATATATGGGAAATCCTTTTTGAAGAGATTATCATAGGTGGTGACAATTCTTTTAAGGGATTTTCCTAAATCTTCTTTTTCTTTCTCATTGAATTCATCAATAGATAATCGATGTTCTTTAGGAATTATGAAGACCTGATAAGGATAATCCGCAAAATAAGGGACAAAGGTTACAAAGGAATCATTTTCATCAACAATCCGTTCTTTTGTTTTCAGTTCCTCTTTAAGAATTTCAATGTGAAGATTTTTATTTTCTTTTTCAAAAAATTCTTTGCAGGAAGAAAGTTCTATTTCTATCTTTTTTGGTATAAAGGGGAATCCATAAATCTGACCGTGTGGATGAGTTATAGTAACGCCAACCTCTTTTCCTCTATTCTCAAAAATGAAAACATATTTTATAAAATCTTTACCGCCAAGTTCTATATATTTAGTAATCCAAAGATTGATTAACTTTTTAATTTGATCTAAAGATAGTTTTCCAAGAGAACCTTTGTGTCGTGGGGAGTATAAAATTACTTCGCATTTACCATAAGACTTTGCATTTATATAAATTGAAGAGCTAAGGGGAGTCACTTCTGGAGGATCAGGTCTTAAAATAGGCCAATCATTATCATATGATAAAACTTCATACTCCTTTGGAACTTGAAGAGAACCCGGACAGAAGGGGCAATAATTAGGAGCAAGAGGTCTATTTTGTCTTTCTGAAGAGACCATCACCCACCACTTAAGAACAGGATTCCATCTCAATTCATACATTTTTAAAAATATAAGAATTTTGCTAATTATTGTCAATAACTAAGATTGAAATAATTTTAATATTTTAAGCTGAAAAGCCTTGACATTGAATTAAATTTCATTAATTGATATTAT
Coding sequences within:
- a CDS encoding galactokinase, translating into MVKDKSLKERIEVLKRDFKRTFGDTKGIKIFNAPGRVNIIGEHTDYNGGYVLPIAINLSILGVARKTKDRKLHLKSKNFEREFEVSLDELKYDEKIGWANYPLSIAWVLQKEGLKINGAEIIFEGNIPVASGLSSSAAIEVLTMKILLELSGETIEEEKIPILCRKAENEFIGVKSGIMDQFVITFGKKDNALFLNCETLDFRLIPFHNMKNKEIIIGNTKIKRALVKSAYNERLRECSEGLEILKKCLKRKEIKNLSCIKKEEFEEYKKFLPLLIAKRCEHVIYENERVLQAVDSLEKGDLNKLGELMILSHKSLKDLYEVSSPELDIMVSGFLKSEGVYGARMTGAGFGGCTIALIEKSFREEIIKRVSKEYEEKTNIKGEFYVSQASDGARKIN
- the galT gene encoding galactose-1-phosphate uridylyltransferase, which encodes MYELRWNPVLKWWVMVSSERQNRPLAPNYCPFCPGSLQVPKEYEVLSYDNDWPILRPDPPEVTPLSSSIYINAKSYGKCEVILYSPRHKGSLGKLSLDQIKKLINLWITKYIELGGKDFIKYVFIFENRGKEVGVTITHPHGQIYGFPFIPKKIEIELSSCKEFFEKENKNLHIEILKEELKTKERIVDENDSFVTFVPYFADYPYQVFIIPKEHRLSIDEFNEKEKEDLGKSLKRIVTTYDNLFKKDFPYMMCFHQKPTDGGNYSYYQFHIEFYPPLRNEKTQKFNASSETGSWTHGNPTSPEEKAEELRKTMEKIYGKG
- a CDS encoding polyprenol monophosphomannose synthase; translated protein: MSRNRISVILPTYNERENIISLIDKIMEVLPERKEILVIDDNSPDGTANLVADYCKRNPIVRLIVRENERGLRTAIERGIKEAKGDIIVWMDSDGSMPPEKIPELIGEIKKGYDVAVGSRYVKGGKDRRTDSRKFILFFHKLLSRIIVSFTSFMLNKSFKDWTSGFIAIKSEIVKKIPLSGDYGEFFIEMMYRILEKKYKVIEVPYELFPRKYGKSKTSTDIWGFFVRGVKYLRCVFNLRRRVKI
- a CDS encoding GtrA family protein, which gives rise to MIKILKFIFKHSFFKFAFVGFLGTITNLSIFFIFVDIFNLWPNVFAVLAFLVAGTQNYILHHKWTFKKIMEEETLSLLSWLKFNLTTLIGLAINLLVLNLILYLFHPPYKVIAQGCGVIFGTVFNYLGSKHFVFRKKVAS
- a CDS encoding DegT/DnrJ/EryC1/StrS family aminotransferase; protein product: MIPVCEPFLNGNELKYVQDAINSNWISSSGKYVEEFEKRFSNYIGAKYTTLTTSGTAALHLALKAIGIKEGDEVIVPSFTMISCAFAVCYCGAKPVFVDCDRETWTINPSLIEEKISAKTKAIMVVHIYGHPCDMDPIFEIANKYNLLIVEDAAEALGSQYKGKKCGSLGDISCFSFFANKMITSGEGGAVVTNRKEFYDKCRYFKNLCFPLDKPRIFLHDEIGFNYRMTNVQAAILLAQLEKIEIYINLRREHAIMYNERLKDIKGITLPCEKEWAFNSYWMYSILIEDDFNLTRDQLMQKLKEKGIDSRPFFIGMHRQKSLKDFGCDCSGNYPVTDEISERGLYLPSSSGLKVEEIDYICDVIRKFSESY
- a CDS encoding glycosyltransferase family 39 protein, coding for MKKRNFILLLIILFCLITRLLNFVGVGINDDIGYIQNARALVKGYNLLSPKSLNQIGSRLGMVLPLALLYKIFGYNEIGFTLYPLFCSLITCSLIYFASLKLWGRSSAIFASLLWATYPLQIVFDTQLSPSDQHATCVIAAFFFYFYAITEGENDSSRWKKILFLILSGIFIGLGWWVNELFVTFIFIILPFLIIMRPQIRNLLFVFIGFSSIMFIELLMFKISSGSWFAKIFCILQTEEEVLSNKEFLYLPKVLFKIINIDPSPLSGEGHFGIIWYLFIFITILTLFLKDKLSLSFALGCWFWLFYLQWGIQSPEGTPIARYTRYISMIVPLQCLTFGGVLQRFFLISKKFRRVVISLFFLLLIHLFFVGRTAAKGAKINTEDFREITKVLLSLGIKKDEPIYTDDLTANFIELYSKESLFVTHLNNSKIIEPPERGIIIKNGSWYCLKLEEYRNTLPKWFLAPPENHWELIHIVKGEKVWFYKDFDPEIYRILPKKTERREK
- a CDS encoding Gfo/Idh/MocA family oxidoreductase is translated as MRFAIIGAGSFGLKRISAITAIPERAELKVIVDSDLEKAKSIASKYNCEAFKDYREILSRDDIDSVIVATPNKYHCEISKAFLSVGKNVLCEKPITRTVEEAQELVETVKTSKAFFKTGSNHRYFPNVQKAKELIEQNKIGRIIFARGWIGNNGDYVKGKWFWDREISGGGTFLDNGCHIMDIFRWFLGEFCECKGYIVHDFWPTEVEDTGFALYKTVDGKICFLQSSWIEWSGYMYMEFYGENGFIFVDSRFCNKVSVGRRDGYFETFDFSSLPSISHKMEILDFIEKVENNLQPTPTAYDGMRVLKMVHALYEAARNNETVRF
- a CDS encoding glycoside hydrolase family 5 protein, which produces MDKRKLIQIFILLFFLVSFGNTCGKEDSNQGGSSNGGGGTPEFLFRGINIGNALEAPNEGDWGVTIKEEYFTLIKNKGFDFVRIPIRWSAHAEVDSPYTIDSKFFERIDWVIDKARSKRLSVIINMHHYEEIFSNPSLHHSRFLAIWKQIAERYADYGEFLYFEILNEPHGNLTADLWNQYLKEAIDTIRQTNPERIIIVGPVNWNSYAYLNSLSIPENDSNIIVTFHYYDPFQFTHQGAEWVDGSEAWLGTKWTGTEQEKKAIRDAFDKAKDWAEQHNRKILLGEFGAYRKADMESRVRWTSFVAREAEARNMPWAYWEFCSGFGIYDPSENKWRDSLVEALIPLK
- a CDS encoding class I SAM-dependent methyltransferase, which produces MEREINVFQNYAKYYDLLYREKNYKAECDFIEEVFQRFSKLKIKNILELGCGTGGHAILLAKRGYILMGIDLSPKMLEIAKEKINKAGVNVDLYLRDIRNFRLNKRFDSAICMFAVLNYLIQNEDLERALKSVRRHLKEGGIFIFDIWNGLAVMRILPSFRVKIVEEGKLKLIRVVEPELQAMNHLSRNHYRLFVLEENKLIEEIRETHVIRFFFPQEIKYYLEKTGFEVLKICEFPKIDSEANENIWNIAVISRAI